A stretch of Streptomyces vietnamensis DNA encodes these proteins:
- a CDS encoding toxin-antitoxin system HicB family antitoxin — translation MDLTPYVDTLRRELAVAAEAGGEEARELAERLTAPLESAARLTMLNVLSAATDEITRELAPGSVDVRLRGLDPDFVVTLPPTGGAPAEPEAATEPLPAPALAEGDEGGTARVNLRLPAHLKTRAEEAAAREGLSVNAWLVRAVSAAVGGGTRPRTPEKSQTVGQSITGWVR, via the coding sequence ATGGACCTCACCCCGTATGTCGACACCCTCCGCCGCGAACTCGCGGTGGCCGCCGAAGCCGGCGGCGAAGAGGCACGCGAGCTGGCCGAGCGGCTCACCGCCCCCCTGGAGTCGGCCGCCCGGCTGACCATGCTCAACGTGCTCTCCGCCGCGACGGACGAGATCACCCGTGAACTCGCCCCCGGTTCGGTCGACGTACGGCTCCGGGGCCTCGACCCCGACTTCGTGGTGACGCTCCCGCCCACGGGCGGCGCCCCCGCGGAGCCGGAGGCCGCCACCGAACCGCTTCCGGCCCCGGCTCTCGCCGAGGGCGACGAGGGCGGCACCGCCCGCGTCAATCTGCGCCTGCCGGCCCACCTCAAGACCCGCGCCGAGGAGGCCGCGGCCCGCGAGGGCCTGTCGGTCAACGCCTGGCTGGTGCGGGCCGTGTCGGCCGCGGTCGGCGGCGGCACCCGGCCGCGTACGCCGGAGAAGTCCCAGACCGTCGGACAGAGCATCACGGGCTGGGTGCGCTGA
- the katG gene encoding catalase/peroxidase HPI — translation MSENHDAIVTDAKTEGAGGCPVAHGRASHPTQGGGNSQWWPNRLNLKILAKNPAVANPLGEDFDYAEAFKGLDLPAVKQDIAEVLTTSQDWWPADFGHYGPFMVRMAWHSAGTYRISDGRGGAGAGQQRFAPLNSWPDNGNLDKARRLLWPVKKKYGQSLSWADLMILAGNVALESMGFETFGFAGGRADVWEPDEDVYWGPETTWLGDERYTGDRELENPLGAVQMGLIYVNPEGPNANPDPIAAARDIRETFRRMAMNDEETVALIAGGHTFGKTHGAGPADHVGADPEGASLEEQGLGWKSTFRSGKGPDAITSGLEVTWTTTPTQWGNGFFKNLFEYEYELTKSPAGAHQWVAKNAEAIIPDAYDPEKKHLPTMLTTDLSLRFDPVYEQISRRFYENPDQFADAFARAWYKLTHRDMGPIVRYLGSEVPSEVLLWQDPLPARSGELVDAADIASLKEKILGSDLTVTQLVSAAWAAASSFRGSDKRGGANGGRIRLEPQRNWEVNNPDELAQVLRVLEGIQESFNSAQSGDKQVSLADLVVLAGVAAVEKAAADGGHAVEVPFTPGRVDASQEQTDVESFAALEPAADGFRNYLGKGNRLPAEYLLVDKANLLTLSAPELTVLVGGLRALGVTQPQSSLGVLTETPGKLTNDFFANLLDLGTEWKSTSADQTVFEGRDTATGAVKWTGSRADLVFGSNSELRALAEVYASDDAKEKFVKDFVSAWDKVMNLDRFDIA, via the coding sequence ATGTCTGAGAACCACGACGCAATCGTCACCGACGCGAAGACGGAGGGCGCAGGCGGCTGCCCCGTCGCGCACGGGCGTGCCTCCCACCCCACCCAGGGCGGCGGCAACAGCCAGTGGTGGCCGAACCGGCTGAACCTGAAGATCCTCGCCAAGAACCCCGCCGTGGCCAACCCGCTCGGTGAGGACTTCGACTACGCGGAGGCCTTCAAGGGCCTCGACCTGCCGGCCGTGAAGCAGGACATCGCCGAGGTCCTCACCACCTCGCAGGACTGGTGGCCCGCCGACTTCGGCCACTACGGCCCGTTCATGGTCCGCATGGCCTGGCACAGCGCCGGCACGTACCGCATCAGCGACGGCCGCGGTGGCGCCGGCGCCGGGCAGCAGCGCTTCGCGCCGCTGAACAGCTGGCCGGACAACGGCAACCTGGACAAGGCGCGCCGTCTGCTGTGGCCGGTGAAGAAGAAGTACGGCCAGAGCCTCTCCTGGGCCGACCTCATGATCCTCGCGGGCAACGTCGCCCTGGAGTCGATGGGCTTCGAGACCTTCGGCTTCGCCGGCGGCCGCGCGGACGTGTGGGAGCCCGACGAGGACGTCTACTGGGGCCCCGAGACCACCTGGCTCGGCGACGAGCGCTACACCGGCGACCGCGAGCTGGAGAACCCGCTCGGCGCGGTGCAGATGGGCCTCATCTACGTCAACCCGGAGGGCCCCAACGCCAATCCGGACCCGATCGCCGCGGCCCGCGACATCCGCGAGACCTTCCGCCGGATGGCGATGAACGACGAGGAGACCGTCGCCCTCATCGCCGGTGGCCACACCTTCGGCAAGACCCACGGCGCCGGTCCCGCGGACCACGTGGGCGCGGACCCGGAGGGCGCCTCCCTGGAGGAGCAGGGCCTCGGCTGGAAGAGCACCTTCCGCAGCGGCAAGGGCCCGGACGCCATCACCTCCGGCCTGGAGGTCACCTGGACCACCACGCCGACCCAGTGGGGCAACGGGTTCTTCAAGAACCTCTTCGAGTACGAGTACGAGCTGACCAAGAGCCCGGCGGGCGCCCACCAGTGGGTGGCCAAGAACGCCGAGGCGATCATCCCGGACGCGTACGACCCGGAGAAGAAGCACCTCCCGACGATGCTCACGACCGACCTGTCGCTGCGCTTCGACCCGGTCTACGAGCAGATCTCGCGCCGCTTCTACGAGAACCCGGACCAGTTCGCGGACGCCTTCGCCCGCGCCTGGTACAAGCTCACCCACCGCGACATGGGCCCGATCGTGCGCTACCTCGGCTCCGAGGTCCCGTCCGAGGTGCTGCTGTGGCAGGACCCGCTGCCGGCCCGCTCGGGCGAGCTCGTCGACGCCGCGGACATCGCCTCCCTCAAGGAGAAGATCCTCGGCTCGGACCTCACGGTCACCCAGCTGGTCTCCGCCGCCTGGGCCGCCGCCTCCTCCTTCCGCGGCAGCGACAAGCGCGGTGGCGCCAACGGCGGTCGCATCCGCCTGGAGCCGCAGCGCAACTGGGAGGTCAACAACCCGGACGAGCTCGCACAGGTGCTGCGCGTCCTGGAGGGCATCCAGGAGTCCTTCAACTCCGCGCAGAGCGGGGACAAGCAGGTCTCCCTCGCCGACCTCGTCGTCCTCGCGGGCGTCGCGGCGGTCGAGAAGGCGGCCGCGGACGGCGGCCACGCCGTCGAGGTGCCGTTCACGCCGGGCCGTGTGGACGCCTCCCAGGAGCAGACGGACGTCGAGTCCTTCGCCGCCCTCGAGCCGGCCGCGGACGGCTTCCGCAACTACCTGGGCAAGGGCAACCGCCTCCCGGCCGAGTACCTGCTCGTCGACAAGGCGAACCTGCTCACCCTGAGCGCGCCCGAGCTGACGGTCCTCGTCGGCGGTCTGCGCGCCCTGGGCGTGACCCAGCCGCAGTCCTCGCTCGGTGTCCTCACGGAGACGCCCGGCAAGCTGACGAACGACTTCTTCGCCAACCTGCTCGACCTGGGCACGGAGTGGAAGTCCACCTCCGCGGACCAGACCGTGTTCGAGGGCCGTGACACGGCCACCGGCGCGGTCAAGTGGACCGGCAGCCGGGCCGACCTGGTCTTCGGCTCCAACAGCGAACTGCGCGCGCTGGCCGAGGTGTACGCGAGCGACGACGCGAAGGAGAAGTTCGTGAAGGACTTCGTGTCGGCGTGGGACAAGGTGATGAACCTGGACCGGTTCGACATCGCCTGA
- a CDS encoding Fur family transcriptional regulator, with product MSDLLERLRARGWRMTSQRRVVAEVLAGDHVHLTADEVHARAVARLPEIARATVYNTLGELVALGEVVELSTDGRAKRYDPNAHRPHQHLVCSNCGIIRDVHPTGDPLAVLPPAERFGFTVSKADVTYRGLCPGCA from the coding sequence ATGAGTGACCTGCTGGAGCGACTGCGCGCGCGTGGCTGGCGGATGACGTCCCAGCGCCGCGTCGTCGCGGAGGTCCTGGCCGGGGATCATGTGCACCTCACGGCGGACGAGGTCCACGCGCGCGCGGTGGCGCGCCTGCCGGAGATCGCGCGGGCGACGGTCTACAACACCCTCGGCGAACTGGTCGCCCTCGGGGAGGTCGTGGAACTCTCCACGGACGGGCGGGCCAAGCGCTACGACCCGAACGCGCACCGGCCGCACCAGCACCTGGTCTGCTCGAACTGCGGGATCATCCGCGACGTCCATCCGACGGGGGACCCGCTCGCCGTCCTGCCGCCCGCGGAGAGATTCGGCTTCACGGTGTCGAAGGCGGACGTGACGTACCGGGGGCTGTGCCCGGGCTGCGCCTGA
- the tpx gene encoding thiol peroxidase encodes MAQVTLKGSPVQVNGALPAPGSQAPDFTLVAEGLADKSLKDFAGQRKVLNIFPSVDTPTCASSVRAFNEKAGQLDNTVVLCISADLPFAQARFCGAEGLENVKSLSTLRGREFHTNYGVEIADGPLAGLTARAVVVLDENDTVLHAQLVGEIADEPSYDEALAVLK; translated from the coding sequence ATGGCCCAGGTCACGCTGAAGGGCAGCCCCGTGCAGGTCAACGGTGCTCTGCCGGCCCCCGGCAGCCAGGCCCCCGACTTCACTCTCGTCGCCGAGGGGCTGGCGGACAAGTCGCTCAAGGACTTCGCCGGTCAGCGCAAGGTCCTCAACATCTTCCCGAGCGTCGACACCCCGACGTGCGCCTCCTCGGTCCGCGCGTTCAACGAGAAGGCCGGGCAGCTGGACAACACGGTCGTCCTCTGCATCTCCGCCGACCTGCCCTTCGCCCAGGCCCGTTTCTGCGGCGCCGAGGGCCTGGAGAACGTCAAGAGCCTCTCGACGCTCCGCGGCCGTGAGTTCCACACCAACTACGGCGTGGAGATCGCGGACGGTCCGCTGGCCGGTCTGACCGCCCGCGCCGTCGTCGTCCTCGACGAGAACGACACGGTGCTGCACGCGCAGCTCGTGGGCGAGATCGCCGACGAGCCGAGCTACGACGAGGCGCTCGCCGTCCTGAAGTAG
- a CDS encoding AraC family transcriptional regulator: MKNIPLDDVDHLDRAVLPIGTDYPAGRVLDWHEHRRAQFLYGATGVMVVDTADGTWTVPPERAVLIPAATPHRVRMLGVSTRSLYVEPGAVPWWPARCTVVDVPPLLRELLLAAVEFAADYSLSGREGAIATLLLHEIAARSPLPFHVAIPASGDLAALCREYLAAPDAGVTNTDWAARTALSERAFTRRFRTETGESPAVWRSRARLLAAVPLLRTATVSEVSGRLGYASPAAFTAAFTRAFGTPPSRFSAGRG, translated from the coding sequence GTGAAGAACATCCCGCTGGACGACGTCGACCACCTCGACCGGGCCGTCCTGCCGATCGGCACCGACTATCCGGCCGGGCGGGTCCTCGACTGGCACGAGCACCGGCGGGCGCAGTTCCTCTACGGGGCGACCGGCGTCATGGTCGTCGACACCGCCGACGGCACGTGGACGGTCCCGCCCGAGCGGGCCGTCCTGATCCCGGCCGCCACCCCGCACCGGGTCCGGATGCTGGGCGTGAGCACGCGCAGCCTGTACGTGGAGCCGGGCGCCGTCCCGTGGTGGCCGGCCCGCTGCACGGTCGTGGACGTACCGCCGCTGCTGCGCGAACTGCTGCTCGCGGCCGTCGAGTTCGCGGCCGACTACAGCCTGTCGGGCCGGGAGGGCGCCATCGCGACGCTGCTCCTGCACGAGATCGCCGCGCGCTCCCCGCTGCCCTTCCACGTCGCGATCCCCGCCTCCGGGGACCTCGCGGCGCTGTGCCGGGAGTACCTGGCCGCCCCGGACGCCGGTGTCACCAACACCGACTGGGCGGCCAGGACCGCCCTGAGCGAGCGGGCGTTCACCCGGCGCTTCCGTACGGAGACGGGCGAGAGCCCCGCCGTCTGGCGGTCCCGTGCCCGTCTCCTCGCGGCCGTGCCCCTGCTGCGTACCGCGACGGTCAGCGAGGTCTCGGGCCGCCTCGGGTACGCCTCCCCCGCCGCGTTCACTGCCGCCTTCACCCGGGCCTTCGGCACACCGCCGTCCCGCTTCTCGGCGGGCCGGGGCTGA
- a CDS encoding sulfite exporter TauE/SafE family protein, translating into MDVVMLMAIGLLTGATTVLFGFGGGFVAVPVVVWADAALGTAAIPVATATSALVMLVNAAFATAVTPRPVLLALRGSGALLPLLAAGACAGAYASRFAPPALARWAFVAYTALTALDLLLRPGFLRTASRPGTEPARGLPATAGAPIGAVAAFLGVGGSVMTVPAMRRAGHPMRVATALANPLTLAVALPAVAVSLAGSPPPAATATGTGLVGLVDPYAAGALLLGALPVIAVLRRRPPRIPDRVHACAYLGLLALVALAMVLTGP; encoded by the coding sequence ATGGACGTGGTGATGCTGATGGCGATCGGGCTCCTCACCGGGGCGACGACGGTCTTGTTCGGGTTCGGCGGCGGGTTCGTGGCGGTCCCGGTCGTGGTGTGGGCGGACGCCGCCCTCGGCACGGCGGCCATCCCCGTGGCCACCGCCACCTCGGCCCTGGTGATGCTCGTGAACGCCGCCTTCGCCACCGCCGTCACCCCACGGCCCGTGCTCCTCGCCCTGCGCGGCAGCGGCGCCCTGCTGCCCCTGCTCGCGGCGGGCGCCTGCGCCGGGGCGTACGCCTCCCGCTTCGCCCCGCCGGCCCTGGCCCGCTGGGCGTTCGTCGCGTACACCGCCCTGACCGCTCTCGACCTGCTGCTCCGGCCCGGCTTCCTGCGCACCGCGAGCAGGCCGGGCACGGAGCCGGCCCGGGGCCTGCCGGCCACGGCCGGCGCCCCGATCGGTGCGGTCGCCGCCTTCCTCGGGGTCGGCGGCAGCGTGATGACCGTCCCCGCGATGCGCCGGGCCGGTCACCCCATGCGCGTGGCGACGGCCCTGGCCAACCCGCTCACCCTGGCCGTCGCGCTCCCGGCCGTCGCGGTCTCCCTCGCCGGCTCCCCGCCCCCGGCCGCCACGGCCACCGGCACCGGCCTGGTCGGCCTCGTCGACCCGTACGCGGCGGGGGCGCTGCTCCTCGGCGCCCTGCCGGTCATCGCCGTCCTGCGCCGCCGCCCGCCCCGCATCCCGGACCGCGTCCACGCGTGCGCGTACCTCGGACTGCTCGCCCTGGTGGCCCTCGCGATGGTGCTCACCGGACCCTGA
- a CDS encoding HSP90 family protein — translation MHPSESAHTFQVDLRGLVDLLSHHLYSSPRVYLRELLQNAVDAITARQALTPGAPGTITVRTGETLTVTDTGVGLTEADVHRFLATIGRSSKRTADGALDGAGLDAARGEFIGQFGIGLLACFVVADEITVVSRSAADPSAPAVEWRGHSDGRYTIRTLPASAVPEPGTTVRLTPRADNAEWTSPEQVVSLARHYGGLLRHEVTVVGPRGETHRVNEAPPWEREHRSPLARREALTAYCKDLFGFAPLDSVELDLPAAGLRGVAYVLPTAVSPAQRAGHRVHLKGMLLTDQAPELLPEWAFFVRCVVDTTTLRPTASREALYEDGTLSAVRDALGDRIRDWLTGLAASDPSLLHRFIDTHHLAVKALARYDDELLRIVLPWLPFETTDGNVTLEEFVRTHPTVLVARSVEEFRQVAPIASAAGLGVVNGGYTYDRDLVHRLPEIRPGTAVTDLDPATVTAHLDAVDPTAELRAAAFLAIARETIAVHDCDVVLRDFQPVTAPALLLDNREARHERTRSGLAADSDGLWADILGSLRQETPRAQLVLNHLNPLVRQAITIAERGLAVTTAEALYGQALLLSRRPLRASESALLNRAFIGLLTHAMHHSGPDAAGTEPRKEL, via the coding sequence GTGCACCCTTCCGAGTCCGCCCACACGTTCCAGGTCGACCTGCGCGGCCTGGTCGACCTGCTCTCCCACCACCTGTACTCCAGCCCCCGCGTCTACCTGCGCGAGCTGTTGCAGAACGCCGTGGACGCCATCACCGCCCGGCAGGCGCTCACGCCCGGCGCGCCCGGCACCATCACGGTCCGCACCGGTGAGACCCTCACCGTCACGGACACCGGCGTCGGCCTGACCGAGGCCGATGTGCACCGGTTCCTCGCGACCATCGGGCGCAGCTCCAAGCGGACCGCCGACGGTGCCCTGGACGGGGCGGGCCTGGACGCCGCCCGCGGGGAGTTCATCGGCCAGTTCGGCATCGGTCTGCTCGCCTGCTTCGTCGTGGCCGACGAGATCACGGTGGTGAGCCGGTCCGCGGCCGATCCGTCGGCGCCCGCCGTCGAGTGGCGCGGCCACTCCGACGGCCGCTACACCATCCGGACCCTGCCTGCCTCGGCCGTGCCCGAGCCGGGCACCACCGTCCGGCTCACCCCGCGCGCGGACAACGCCGAGTGGACGAGCCCGGAGCAGGTCGTGTCCCTGGCCCGCCACTACGGCGGTCTGCTGCGGCACGAGGTCACCGTCGTCGGCCCCCGGGGCGAGACCCACCGGGTGAACGAGGCGCCGCCGTGGGAGCGGGAGCACCGTTCCCCGCTGGCGCGCCGCGAGGCCCTCACCGCGTACTGCAAGGACCTCTTCGGCTTCGCGCCGCTCGACAGCGTCGAGCTGGACCTGCCGGCGGCCGGTCTGCGCGGTGTCGCGTACGTGCTGCCGACGGCCGTCAGCCCGGCGCAGCGGGCGGGGCACCGGGTGCACCTCAAGGGCATGCTGCTGACCGACCAGGCGCCCGAACTGCTGCCGGAGTGGGCGTTCTTCGTCCGGTGCGTGGTCGACACGACCACTCTGCGCCCGACGGCGTCCCGGGAGGCGCTGTACGAGGACGGCACGCTGTCCGCCGTACGGGACGCGCTCGGCGACCGGATCCGCGACTGGCTCACCGGGCTCGCCGCCAGCGACCCGTCTCTGCTCCACCGGTTCATCGACACGCACCACCTGGCGGTGAAGGCGCTCGCCCGCTACGACGACGAGCTGCTGCGGATCGTGCTGCCGTGGCTGCCGTTCGAGACCACCGACGGCAACGTGACCCTGGAGGAGTTCGTGCGGACGCATCCGACGGTCCTGGTCGCGCGCAGCGTCGAGGAGTTCCGTCAGGTCGCGCCGATCGCCTCGGCCGCGGGTCTGGGCGTCGTCAACGGCGGCTACACCTACGACCGCGACCTGGTGCACCGGCTGCCCGAGATCCGTCCGGGCACGGCCGTCACGGACCTCGACCCGGCCACGGTCACCGCCCATCTCGACGCCGTCGACCCGACCGCCGAGCTGCGGGCCGCGGCCTTCCTCGCGATCGCCCGCGAGACGATCGCGGTGCACGACTGCGACGTCGTCCTGCGCGACTTCCAGCCCGTCACCGCGCCCGCGCTGCTCCTGGACAACCGGGAGGCGCGCCACGAGCGGACCAGGTCCGGGCTCGCCGCCGACAGCGACGGCCTGTGGGCCGACATCCTCGGCTCGCTGCGCCAGGAGACCCCGCGCGCCCAGCTCGTCCTGAACCACCTCAACCCGCTGGTCCGGCAGGCGATCACGATCGCCGAGCGCGGGCTCGCCGTGACGACCGCCGAGGCCCTCTACGGTCAGGCGCTGCTGCTCAGCCGCCGGCCGCTGCGGGCGAGCGAGAGCGCGCTGCTCAACCGGGCCTTCATCGGTCTGCTCACCCACGCCATGCACCACTCCGGCCCGGACGCCGCCGGCACCGAGCCCCGGAAGGAACTGTAG
- a CDS encoding MFS transporter, whose protein sequence is MTTGDATVEQEQNSLPSPWRSPRFRLFFAARSTSLLADGMLMVSLTTAVLGAGYGAAGVGYALAAWMAPIVLLVLFGGVLADRFTPQVMMVGADLVRMVAMLALAVLLAAGDLRLWHMMALLALSGAATAMFQPGLASLVPRVAEDIQRANALLRISESICTLLGPGVSGLLVAHWNVAGSFVVIAAAYACSALGLAPLRRLCTARDESDEPILRRLATGWHEFRSRSWLWGVIAVWAVYGLFVFGPALPLGAALLTEQHGASGYGWIASADGAGTIVGGLLGMRVRPRRPLVAGACAMFFFSLNPLAPALGWSFTVTVLTGVVAGCGFAFWGVMWATSVQSHIPLAVLSRVSAYDVAGSIMVIPLGRALSGPAADGVGADRVLLFSSAVGLVLIAVMLSVPAVRALRRAP, encoded by the coding sequence ATGACGACGGGCGACGCGACCGTGGAGCAGGAACAGAACTCCCTTCCCAGCCCGTGGCGTTCGCCTCGCTTCCGGCTGTTCTTCGCGGCCCGCAGCACCTCGCTCCTCGCCGACGGCATGCTGATGGTCTCGCTCACGACCGCCGTGCTCGGCGCGGGGTACGGGGCGGCGGGCGTGGGCTACGCGCTCGCCGCGTGGATGGCGCCGATCGTCCTGCTCGTGCTGTTCGGCGGCGTGCTCGCCGACCGGTTCACCCCGCAGGTGATGATGGTCGGCGCGGACCTGGTGCGGATGGTGGCCATGCTGGCGCTCGCGGTGCTGCTCGCCGCCGGCGACCTGCGGTTGTGGCACATGATGGCGCTGCTCGCGCTCAGCGGCGCGGCGACCGCCATGTTCCAGCCGGGTCTGGCGAGCCTGGTGCCCCGGGTCGCCGAGGACATCCAGCGGGCCAACGCGCTGCTCCGGATCTCCGAGTCGATCTGCACCCTGCTCGGCCCCGGTGTCTCCGGCCTGCTCGTGGCCCACTGGAACGTCGCCGGGTCCTTCGTGGTCATCGCGGCCGCGTACGCGTGCAGCGCGCTCGGTCTCGCGCCGCTGCGGAGGCTCTGCACGGCCCGGGACGAGAGCGACGAGCCGATCCTGCGGCGCCTCGCCACCGGATGGCACGAGTTCCGGTCCCGTTCCTGGCTGTGGGGGGTCATCGCCGTGTGGGCCGTCTACGGCCTGTTCGTCTTCGGCCCGGCCCTGCCGCTCGGCGCGGCGCTGCTCACCGAGCAGCACGGCGCGAGCGGTTACGGCTGGATCGCCTCCGCCGACGGCGCCGGCACGATCGTCGGCGGACTGCTCGGGATGCGGGTCCGGCCGCGCCGCCCGCTCGTCGCGGGCGCGTGCGCCATGTTCTTCTTCTCGCTCAACCCCCTGGCGCCCGCCCTCGGCTGGTCGTTCACCGTCACCGTGCTCACCGGTGTCGTGGCGGGCTGCGGGTTCGCGTTCTGGGGCGTCATGTGGGCGACGAGCGTGCAGTCGCACATCCCCCTGGCCGTCCTGAGCCGCGTCTCCGCCTACGACGTCGCCGGATCGATCATGGTCATCCCGCTGGGCCGTGCCCTGTCCGGCCCGGCCGCCGACGGCGTGGGCGCCGACCGCGTCCTGCTCTTCTCCTCCGCCGTCGGCCTCGTGCTGATCGCCGTCATGCTCTCCGTCCCGGCCGTCCGCGCGCTGCGCAGGGCACCGTAG
- a CDS encoding condensation domain-containing protein, whose protein sequence is MTRTHTVTVGYAGGEERRGPVTMGQANMIRCMLRDEPEHINIHAVWPVPGGTRTEAAIDALRALVVRHEALRTTFPHAPGEAPREQVVAAEGEFTVTVLDHDEHPPEGYADSVARRNRVERFHLDRDFGLRISLVAVAGAPLSVALAASHAVTDISALSVLEEDWRDLLAGRTLPAVTAFTPLDLAAEEATPGGLRKAEASLRHWERIIRTDPQAMFAEPGAVGTEVEAEQLTLRSLRGARALALAAERTGGLPSTVLLTAWCALIAHRAGQPSCVAAVPTSNRFLPRLARSVNTVSQDALLSLDVRVPSFDALLRKAWGAALNAYRHSRFDAVRLWEVIDAVTYERGSRFARDVVFNDVSALPSGATGPAEGPELEVVRGQVQVLPTRVLTFVHETAPVLRLGLWVDPALFTPDEAEGFLTGLVRLLEAAATEDVPLATLTEVTGVRPVERGAEWRRVDGSWVSPSEVADVLSGALGGVPVHVAPDADGLVAFLASGGSPLTPERAHAALMDALPGRPGVLAPCRYVIVRDAPAEADRTGAWLRQRILTEGAGRDRRS, encoded by the coding sequence ATGACCAGGACGCACACGGTCACCGTCGGCTACGCGGGCGGCGAGGAGCGCCGGGGCCCCGTCACGATGGGCCAGGCCAACATGATCCGCTGCATGCTGCGGGACGAGCCCGAGCACATCAACATCCACGCCGTGTGGCCCGTGCCCGGGGGAACCCGGACGGAGGCGGCGATCGACGCGCTGCGCGCCCTGGTGGTGCGGCACGAGGCGCTGCGCACGACGTTCCCGCACGCGCCGGGCGAAGCTCCCCGCGAGCAAGTCGTGGCGGCGGAGGGCGAGTTCACGGTCACGGTCCTCGACCACGACGAGCATCCCCCGGAGGGATACGCCGACTCCGTCGCCCGCCGGAACCGTGTCGAACGGTTCCACCTGGACCGGGACTTCGGCCTGCGGATCTCCCTCGTCGCCGTGGCGGGCGCGCCCTTGTCCGTCGCCCTCGCGGCGAGCCACGCCGTCACGGACATCAGCGCCCTCTCCGTCCTGGAGGAGGACTGGCGCGACCTGCTCGCCGGCCGGACGCTCCCCGCCGTGACGGCCTTCACCCCGCTCGACCTCGCCGCCGAGGAGGCGACCCCGGGCGGGCTCCGGAAGGCCGAAGCGTCCCTGCGGCACTGGGAACGGATCATCCGCACCGACCCCCAGGCGATGTTCGCGGAGCCGGGCGCCGTGGGCACCGAGGTCGAGGCGGAGCAGCTGACGCTCCGCTCGCTGCGGGGCGCCCGGGCGCTCGCCCTCGCGGCGGAGCGCACCGGAGGCCTGCCGTCCACGGTGCTGCTCACGGCCTGGTGCGCGCTGATCGCCCACCGTGCGGGCCAGCCCTCCTGCGTCGCCGCCGTCCCGACCTCCAACCGGTTCCTGCCCCGGCTCGCCCGCTCGGTGAACACCGTGTCCCAGGACGCGCTGCTCTCCCTCGACGTGCGGGTGCCGTCCTTCGACGCGCTCCTGCGGAAGGCGTGGGGAGCGGCGCTCAACGCCTACCGGCACAGCCGGTTCGACGCGGTCCGCCTCTGGGAGGTGATCGACGCCGTCACGTACGAGCGCGGCAGCCGCTTCGCCCGCGACGTCGTCTTCAACGACGTCAGCGCGCTGCCGAGCGGGGCCACGGGGCCGGCCGAAGGGCCCGAGTTGGAAGTGGTGCGGGGGCAGGTCCAGGTGCTGCCGACCCGCGTGCTGACCTTCGTCCACGAGACGGCGCCCGTGCTCCGGCTCGGGCTGTGGGTCGACCCCGCGCTGTTCACGCCGGACGAGGCCGAGGGCTTCCTCACCGGTCTGGTACGGCTCCTGGAGGCGGCCGCGACCGAGGACGTGCCGCTGGCGACGCTCACCGAGGTGACGGGCGTGAGGCCGGTCGAGCGCGGCGCGGAGTGGCGCCGGGTGGACGGCTCGTGGGTGTCGCCGTCCGAGGTGGCGGACGTCCTGAGCGGGGCGCTGGGAGGCGTACCCGTACACGTGGCTCCGGACGCGGACGGCCTCGTGGCGTTCCTCGCCTCCGGCGGCTCCCCGCTCACGCCGGAGCGGGCGCACGCGGCGCTGATGGACGCACTCCCGGGCCGCCCGGGAGTGCTGGCCCCGTGCCGGTACGTGATCGTGCGGGACGCGCCGGCGGAGGCGGACCGGACCGGTGCCTGGCTCCGGCAGCGGATTCTCACGGAAGGGGCCGGCCGGGACCGGCGCAGCTGA